Proteins encoded in a region of the Planococcus shixiaomingii genome:
- a CDS encoding HTH-type transcriptional regulator Hpr gives MSERDYTMKEAMLFSQRIGQLSKALWKAVEKDWQLWIKPYDLNINEHHILWISYHLKGASISDVAKFGVMHVSTAFNFSKKLEERELLAFSKRDTDKRNTYVELTKKGEELMQEMIEKYHDTPHSVIEGSLPLRELYGRFPEFMDVMAVIRNIYGDDFMSIFEASFKNIENRFSEENHLIKVAEKQQ, from the coding sequence ATGAGTGAACGAGATTATACCATGAAAGAAGCCATGTTGTTTAGCCAGCGGATCGGTCAATTGTCAAAAGCGTTATGGAAAGCAGTGGAAAAAGATTGGCAATTATGGATAAAGCCTTATGATTTGAATATTAATGAACATCATATTTTATGGATTTCCTATCATTTAAAAGGTGCGTCTATTTCCGATGTTGCAAAATTTGGAGTTATGCACGTTTCGACTGCCTTCAACTTTTCTAAAAAACTGGAAGAACGTGAACTGTTAGCTTTCTCAAAACGAGACACCGACAAACGCAATACATATGTTGAACTGACAAAAAAAGGTGAAGAGTTAATGCAGGAAATGATTGAAAAATACCACGACACTCCGCACTCCGTAATCGAAGGATCTTTGCCATTGCGTGAATTATATGGGAGATTTCCGGAATTCATGGATGTCATGGCTGTCATCCGCAATATTTATGGCGATGATTTTATGTCAATTTTCGAAGCATCATTCAAAAACATCGAAAACCGGTTTAGTGAAGAAAATCATCTTATTAAAGTGGCTGAAAAGCAACAATAA
- a CDS encoding enoyl-CoA hydratase, which translates to MYETIQLTKDGRIGHLLLNRPKSMNAMNGKMMKELADCFESLLQDSTIQVLIIRGEGRAFSAGGDIKDMMDPSNPMDIDLVMKDVSRLAKSLYTLPQITIASIHGASAGLGFSMALACDHIIAEESSKLAMNFIGIGLVPDGGGHFFLKERVGVPKAKQIIWAGQTLKAHDAMAKGLVDEVTAEGRAFEHAEAYAQEVLASPVRAKLASKHILHQLKIDELEQMLNMEAAAQSAMRKSEDHLEGIQAFVAKRKPEFTGK; encoded by the coding sequence ATGTATGAAACTATTCAATTAACAAAAGATGGACGTATTGGCCATTTGCTTTTGAACCGGCCGAAATCGATGAATGCCATGAACGGCAAAATGATGAAAGAATTAGCGGACTGCTTTGAATCGTTGCTCCAAGACAGTACAATTCAAGTATTAATTATCCGGGGGGAAGGCCGTGCTTTTTCAGCTGGCGGTGATATCAAGGACATGATGGACCCGAGTAACCCAATGGATATCGATCTAGTAATGAAAGATGTGTCGCGCTTGGCTAAGTCACTTTATACGCTGCCTCAAATCACGATTGCTTCGATCCATGGCGCATCAGCGGGGCTTGGTTTCAGTATGGCATTGGCTTGCGATCACATCATTGCAGAAGAAAGCAGCAAATTGGCGATGAACTTTATCGGCATCGGCCTTGTGCCGGACGGCGGCGGGCATTTTTTCCTGAAGGAGCGTGTCGGAGTTCCGAAAGCGAAGCAAATCATTTGGGCTGGGCAAACGTTAAAAGCGCATGATGCGATGGCAAAAGGCTTAGTTGATGAAGTGACGGCAGAAGGACGGGCGTTTGAACATGCTGAAGCGTATGCCCAAGAAGTGCTGGCCTCTCCGGTACGTGCAAAACTGGCTTCAAAACACATACTGCACCAACTGAAGATCGATGAACTGGAGCAAATGCTGAATATGGAAGCGGCTGCTCAATCGGCTATGCGAAAATCAGAAGATCATCTGGAAGGCATTCAGGCGTTTGTTGCAAAACGCAAACCGGAGTTTACCGGGAAGTAA
- a CDS encoding metallophosphoesterase family protein, protein MGKIRFIHTADLHLGSPFTGMKGLQKEQWKKLKDSTLDAFDKLIDYAVVEQPDFLLIVGDIYDGEDRNIRAQHRFQLGMERLQKAGIPVVISYGNHDHLSGKWTRFELPDNVHVFGPAVSQIKLSTENGEVVITGFSYGERHIKQAMISSYPPAENQEQFHIGMLHGSMEGETAHAVYAPFTKEQLLRKNYDYWALGHIHMRQELHREPSIIYPGNIQGRHTGEAGQKGFYDVMLSKQETVLSFVPVSVLQFDHLMVPCSGLVHMNEVLEACREVASHYAGRNGAAIVELKFVNIDAETAELFKEITEDDLIETVREAIEADEEFVWVRSISVEESATHLPLSPFGEQIIHTMKEWNTHDWKEVLNDLYRHPKGSRFLDTLDSQAIEELQDGAVQKIRRGMQIEES, encoded by the coding sequence ATGGGGAAAATACGATTTATCCATACGGCCGACTTGCATCTGGGCAGTCCGTTTACAGGCATGAAAGGGCTGCAAAAAGAGCAATGGAAAAAGCTGAAAGATAGCACGCTGGATGCTTTTGACAAGCTCATTGACTATGCTGTGGTAGAACAGCCGGATTTTTTGTTGATTGTTGGTGATATTTACGACGGGGAAGATCGTAACATCCGCGCGCAGCACCGGTTCCAATTAGGAATGGAGCGCCTGCAGAAGGCAGGCATCCCAGTAGTGATCAGCTACGGCAACCATGATCATTTAAGCGGCAAATGGACCCGCTTTGAATTGCCGGACAATGTGCACGTTTTTGGTCCAGCCGTCTCTCAAATTAAGCTGTCCACCGAAAATGGTGAAGTTGTTATTACAGGTTTTAGTTATGGGGAACGCCATATTAAGCAAGCGATGATCTCTTCTTATCCGCCTGCAGAAAATCAAGAGCAGTTCCATATCGGCATGCTGCACGGCAGTATGGAAGGAGAGACGGCGCATGCCGTCTACGCTCCTTTTACAAAAGAGCAATTGCTCCGGAAAAATTACGATTACTGGGCGCTCGGCCATATTCATATGAGACAGGAATTGCATCGAGAACCTTCTATTATATATCCTGGAAACATACAAGGACGGCATACAGGAGAAGCAGGGCAAAAAGGTTTTTATGACGTCATGTTGTCCAAACAGGAAACGGTCCTTTCTTTTGTGCCAGTATCCGTACTTCAATTTGACCATCTTATGGTCCCATGCAGCGGCTTGGTGCATATGAACGAAGTGCTGGAAGCTTGCCGGGAAGTCGCAAGCCACTACGCCGGACGAAACGGGGCTGCTATCGTCGAGCTGAAATTCGTCAATATTGACGCGGAAACGGCAGAGCTATTCAAAGAAATCACAGAGGATGACCTGATTGAAACGGTCCGTGAAGCGATAGAAGCGGATGAGGAGTTTGTTTGGGTTCGCAGCATTTCTGTTGAAGAAAGTGCCACCCATTTACCGTTATCACCATTCGGCGAGCAAATCATCCACACCATGAAAGAATGGAATACACACGACTGGAAAGAAGTACTGAATGATTTATACCGGCACCCAAAAGGCAGCCGATTCCTCGATACATTAGACAGCCAAGCCATCGAAGAACTTCAGGATGGTGCTGTCCAAAAAATCCGCCGCGGCATGCAAATAGAGGAGTCATGA
- a CDS encoding ABC transporter ATP-binding protein has protein sequence MALYVENATKKFGDFTAVDDISLKVERGQMHGFLGANGAGKTTTFRMILGLLEPTHGMVSWNGKPITYGTSPEIGYLPEERGLYPKMKVEDQLIYLAELRRMPRQEAKREVANWLGRFEVPHYASKKVEELSKGNQQKIQLIASLLHRPSLLILDEPFSGLDPVNVEMLKSAILDFQKEGATIVFSSHRMDHVEELCDDISILDKGKMILSGSIREVKRSFGKQNVRVKTDGDLSALAEVAGVEKYKKTHDGALFQIMDEATAQTILVESMKRGPLRHFAIEEPTLEEIFIARVGKAYA, from the coding sequence ATGGCTCTATATGTAGAAAATGCGACGAAAAAATTCGGTGATTTTACAGCTGTTGATGACATCTCTTTAAAAGTGGAACGCGGCCAAATGCACGGATTTCTCGGTGCCAATGGGGCTGGAAAGACGACAACATTCCGGATGATTTTGGGTTTGCTTGAACCGACCCATGGAATGGTCAGTTGGAACGGAAAACCTATTACATACGGAACCAGTCCGGAAATCGGTTATTTGCCGGAAGAACGGGGATTGTATCCGAAAATGAAAGTCGAAGACCAGTTGATTTATTTAGCGGAACTGCGCAGGATGCCGAGGCAAGAAGCAAAAAGGGAAGTTGCCAATTGGCTTGGAAGATTTGAAGTGCCTCATTACGCATCTAAAAAAGTGGAGGAGCTGTCGAAAGGCAATCAGCAGAAAATCCAGTTGATTGCATCGCTCCTCCATAGGCCATCATTGCTGATTTTGGATGAACCGTTCAGCGGTCTTGATCCGGTCAATGTGGAAATGCTGAAGAGCGCCATTTTAGATTTCCAAAAAGAAGGGGCGACGATTGTATTTTCCAGCCACCGCATGGATCACGTAGAAGAACTTTGCGACGACATCAGCATTTTAGACAAAGGGAAAATGATCTTGTCCGGTTCGATCCGGGAAGTGAAGCGGTCGTTTGGAAAACAAAATGTCCGTGTTAAAACGGATGGAGACTTATCAGCTTTGGCAGAAGTGGCAGGCGTAGAGAAATATAAAAAAACGCATGACGGTGCGCTGTTTCAAATTATGGATGAAGCGACAGCTCAAACAATTTTAGTTGAATCGATGAAGCGTGGGCCGCTTCGCCATTTTGCTATTGAAGAACCTACACTTGAAGAAATTTTCATTGCAAGGGTGGGAAAAGCGTATGCATAG
- a CDS encoding peptidylprolyl isomerase, which translates to MKKSFLTVTLAASVLALSACSGNGSDSEVVVSSEVGDITKNDLYEEMKSSVGEQAVQILMIEKVLGENYKVTDKEVDAEYKKSQEEMGENFDQFLAQNNQTEESYKKVIRLNLLQEKALTEDVEVTDEEIQKQYERQGTELNARHILVADEETANNIKKELDKGADFAKVAEEKSTDPGSAANGGSLDWFGPGAMVPEFEEAAYNLEVDEISKPVQTQHGFHIIQVLEKRKVEDQPALEDQKESIRSDIAIAKADQATLVPKIAKMMEDAKVEIKDEDLKGALDSILKADEAPAPAPQ; encoded by the coding sequence ATGAAAAAATCATTTTTAACAGTTACTTTGGCTGCATCAGTTTTAGCATTATCGGCTTGCAGCGGCAATGGTTCAGACAGTGAAGTTGTCGTGTCTTCTGAAGTCGGGGATATTACAAAAAACGACCTTTATGAAGAGATGAAATCTTCAGTTGGTGAACAAGCTGTTCAAATCCTTATGATTGAAAAAGTGCTTGGCGAAAACTACAAAGTTACTGACAAAGAAGTCGACGCAGAGTATAAAAAATCACAAGAAGAAATGGGCGAAAATTTCGACCAGTTCCTTGCACAGAATAACCAAACAGAAGAAAGCTACAAAAAAGTTATCCGTTTGAACTTACTTCAAGAAAAAGCGTTGACTGAAGACGTTGAAGTAACTGATGAGGAAATACAAAAACAATATGAGCGCCAAGGCACAGAACTTAATGCCCGCCATATTTTAGTAGCTGACGAAGAAACAGCAAATAACATCAAAAAAGAGTTGGACAAAGGCGCTGATTTTGCAAAAGTTGCTGAAGAAAAATCCACAGATCCAGGCTCAGCGGCAAACGGCGGAAGCCTTGATTGGTTTGGCCCTGGTGCAATGGTTCCTGAATTTGAAGAAGCAGCCTATAATCTAGAAGTAGATGAAATTAGCAAACCGGTTCAAACACAGCACGGTTTCCATATCATCCAAGTTCTTGAAAAGCGCAAAGTGGAAGACCAACCAGCACTTGAAGACCAAAAAGAGTCGATTCGCTCTGACATTGCAATTGCAAAAGCTGACCAAGCTACTCTAGTTCCAAAAATCGCTAAGATGATGGAAGACGCAAAAGTCGAGATCAAAGACGAAGATCTTAAAGGCGCGTTGGACAGCATCCTAAAAGCTGACGAAGCACCAGCTCCAGCTCCACAATAA
- a CDS encoding DUF3267 domain-containing protein produces the protein MHCWKTINVKKQYGFDRLFMMSALIGIGVFISFYTTLNIIYSDPLSDNYFLPFILAILGVYPLHKLCHFLPLFGCRRCIRFILKKQMVLMPIITLKIAEPVAKKHFILTLVTPFLLINSAIIILSVLMPAFSHYFAMLLAYHCSLCVPDLVYMRNLARSPKHALIEETDTGFEILVPQPMA, from the coding sequence ATGCATTGCTGGAAAACCATTAATGTAAAAAAACAATACGGATTCGACCGTTTATTCATGATGTCTGCGCTTATTGGAATTGGTGTTTTTATCAGTTTCTATACCACGCTTAACATAATTTATAGCGATCCTCTATCCGACAATTATTTTCTGCCATTCATTTTGGCCATCCTGGGGGTCTATCCCCTTCACAAACTTTGCCATTTTCTTCCGTTATTCGGATGTCGCCGATGCATTCGCTTCATCTTAAAAAAGCAAATGGTATTGATGCCTATTATTACGTTAAAAATTGCAGAGCCGGTCGCAAAAAAACATTTTATCTTAACACTAGTCACTCCTTTCTTATTGATTAATTCAGCCATTATCATACTAAGTGTTTTGATGCCGGCTTTTAGCCATTATTTTGCGATGTTGCTAGCTTACCACTGCAGTTTGTGTGTACCTGATTTAGTATATATGCGGAATTTGGCGCGTTCACCAAAACATGCGTTAATCGAAGAAACAGATACCGGCTTTGAAATTCTAGTTCCTCAGCCGATGGCCTAA
- the yhaM gene encoding 3'-5' exoribonuclease YhaM: MTKGITQRAVGETIDEFLLIKQSIKGVTTTGNPFISLVLQDKSGDIEAKLWDTKEEQEKMFAAETIVRVGGEIHNYRGKNQLRIKSIRPAKPEENQSIADLMPSSEKSTEELSEEVMSYLFEMQNPQIQRITRHILKKYQHQFFTFPAATRNHHDYVSGLADHVVSMLQLGKALCGIYPTLNKDLLYAGIILHDIGKVFELSGPIATTYTVEGNLIGHISIMVTEISKTAEELEIDGEEVMLLQHLVLSHHGKEEWGSPKRPMIKEAEILHYIDNIDAKMMMLDRALGKTKAGEFSERLFALDNRSFYKPTI, encoded by the coding sequence ATGACAAAAGGAATTACACAGCGAGCGGTAGGGGAGACAATTGACGAATTTTTGCTGATCAAGCAATCCATCAAAGGCGTCACAACAACAGGAAATCCCTTTATTTCGCTTGTTTTGCAGGATAAAAGCGGAGATATCGAAGCGAAACTATGGGATACAAAAGAAGAACAGGAAAAGATGTTTGCAGCGGAAACCATCGTGCGGGTAGGAGGGGAAATCCATAACTACCGCGGGAAAAATCAATTGCGCATTAAAAGCATTCGACCGGCTAAACCCGAGGAAAACCAGTCTATCGCCGATCTAATGCCGTCTTCTGAAAAAAGCACGGAAGAACTGTCGGAAGAAGTGATGAGTTATTTGTTTGAAATGCAAAATCCGCAAATTCAGCGAATAACTCGACATATCCTGAAAAAATACCAGCACCAGTTCTTCACGTTCCCGGCAGCCACTAGAAACCACCACGATTACGTCTCCGGACTTGCTGATCACGTAGTGTCAATGCTTCAGTTAGGGAAAGCGTTATGCGGAATTTACCCGACGCTAAACAAAGATTTGCTTTATGCGGGAATCATCCTGCATGACATTGGCAAAGTATTTGAATTATCGGGACCGATTGCAACTACCTATACCGTTGAAGGGAATTTAATCGGCCATATTTCCATCATGGTGACCGAGATTTCAAAAACGGCTGAGGAACTTGAAATTGATGGAGAAGAAGTGATGCTGCTTCAGCACCTTGTCTTGTCCCACCACGGCAAGGAAGAATGGGGAAGCCCGAAACGTCCGATGATCAAAGAAGCGGAAATTCTTCATTACATTGATAACATCGATGCCAAAATGATGATGCTCGATCGGGCTCTTGGAAAAACAAAAGCGGGAGAATTCTCGGAGCGCTTGTTTGCTTTGGATAACCGGTCGTTTTATAAACCAACCATTTAA
- a CDS encoding YlbF family regulator encodes MTVNIYDDINKLASTFRATEEFSKLETAVAAVTADEEANDLFKSFRDLQITLQQKQAQGEEITEEEIMGAQQTAQAAQQNPKILAMLEAEMGLSQMIEEVNRVLIQPVQALYESM; translated from the coding sequence ATGACAGTAAACATTTACGATGACATTAACAAATTAGCAAGCACGTTCCGTGCAACAGAGGAATTCAGCAAACTTGAAACAGCGGTAGCGGCAGTAACTGCAGATGAGGAAGCGAACGATTTGTTCAAGAGCTTCCGCGACTTGCAAATTACGCTTCAGCAAAAACAGGCGCAAGGCGAGGAAATTACTGAAGAAGAAATCATGGGCGCTCAGCAAACTGCTCAAGCGGCACAGCAAAACCCGAAAATCTTGGCCATGCTGGAAGCTGAAATGGGATTGAGCCAAATGATCGAAGAAGTAAACCGCGTTTTGATCCAACCAGTCCAAGCTTTATACGAAAGTATGTAA
- a CDS encoding YhzD family protein, with protein sequence MRTYKLTAYEQTGKLLAEETFTAANDDEAKDKGRVLLEEKDLLNQTHRVVSPEGKLLWFHS encoded by the coding sequence ATGAGAACTTATAAACTGACAGCCTACGAGCAAACCGGCAAATTGCTAGCAGAAGAAACATTTACCGCTGCAAATGACGATGAAGCAAAAGATAAAGGACGGGTGCTCCTTGAAGAAAAAGACCTTTTAAACCAAACGCATCGTGTCGTTTCACCTGAAGGAAAGCTATTGTGGTTCCACTCTTAA
- a CDS encoding ABC transporter permease produces MHSFWIIFKQAFWTKAKTKSFIITTLVVCAAFFLLANLPKILDAFQGSDEKPVLYIVDESGKLAPRLQQQLEFMESDLQTKPTDKSESELKDGIAAETIDAYVVLEQGEQLAARYVSKSANEMEGGSDLESAIQSLQTVLTAENLNLDATQVGQLFEPAVFEREAVSESSKSQEELSQARGLVYILIMLIYMSVIYYPNMIAMEVATEKSSRVMEILISSVSPVKHMFAKIAGIGTLGILQMLMFGLSGYVAIKTAGTSMTEGIFSVFGFSEVKISTFLFAVLFFLLGYFLYAVLAALLGSLVSRTEDVQQLMLPMMFLIIVASFIAFSGISVPEAKFVTVASFIPFFTPLVMFLRVGMLDIPLWEPLLSIALMLLTIGLLGWFGARVYRGGVLMYGSSQSLKDIRKAITLGNKK; encoded by the coding sequence ATGCATAGTTTTTGGATCATTTTTAAGCAGGCATTCTGGACAAAAGCAAAAACCAAATCTTTTATTATTACCACGCTGGTTGTCTGTGCCGCCTTTTTCCTGTTGGCGAATTTGCCGAAAATTTTAGATGCATTTCAAGGGTCTGACGAAAAACCGGTTCTCTATATTGTGGATGAGTCAGGGAAACTGGCTCCCCGGCTGCAGCAGCAACTAGAATTTATGGAAAGCGACCTCCAAACAAAGCCGACCGACAAATCGGAAAGTGAATTAAAAGACGGCATTGCTGCTGAAACGATTGATGCTTATGTCGTGTTGGAGCAAGGGGAACAGCTTGCAGCACGCTATGTTTCAAAATCGGCAAACGAGATGGAAGGCGGTTCTGACCTTGAATCAGCTATCCAGTCGCTGCAAACCGTTTTGACAGCTGAAAACTTGAATTTGGACGCAACCCAAGTCGGGCAATTGTTTGAGCCGGCCGTCTTTGAAAGAGAAGCGGTTTCCGAGTCTTCGAAATCGCAGGAAGAATTGAGCCAGGCTAGAGGGTTGGTTTATATTTTAATCATGCTCATCTATATGTCAGTCATCTATTATCCGAATATGATCGCCATGGAAGTGGCCACTGAAAAATCATCTCGTGTTATGGAAATTTTGATTTCAAGTGTATCGCCAGTCAAGCACATGTTTGCTAAAATTGCCGGTATTGGAACGCTTGGGATTTTGCAGATGTTAATGTTCGGCCTGTCAGGCTATGTGGCGATTAAGACTGCTGGAACGAGTATGACAGAAGGAATTTTTAGTGTCTTCGGTTTCTCGGAAGTGAAAATCAGTACGTTCTTGTTCGCTGTTCTGTTTTTCTTATTGGGTTATTTCCTGTACGCGGTGCTGGCTGCGCTGCTCGGTTCGCTCGTCAGCCGGACGGAAGATGTTCAGCAGTTGATGCTGCCAATGATGTTTTTAATCATTGTAGCTTCTTTCATCGCCTTTTCCGGTATATCCGTGCCGGAAGCGAAATTTGTTACTGTTGCTTCCTTTATTCCCTTCTTTACTCCGCTGGTCATGTTTTTGCGTGTCGGCATGCTGGACATTCCGCTTTGGGAGCCGCTGTTGTCGATCGCTCTCATGCTGTTGACCATCGGATTGCTCGGCTGGTTCGGAGCTCGGGTTTACCGGGGAGGCGTACTCATGTACGGTTCGTCCCAATCGTTAAAAGACATCCGGAAAGCTATTACGTTAGGCAATAAAAAATGA
- a CDS encoding ATP-binding protein, producing MRIEKLLIYGFGKHENRTIAVDPQLSLFYGPNEAGKTTIQQFIIQTLFGYPARNQAKSRYEPKSGGKYGGQIHLTDAKFGRVIVERVKGKSAGDVTVFFEDGSRGGEAELKMILRNYDRAAFESVFSFSIHELQGLERMTEEELSRTLLASGTTGIDAITKMESRLEKEMGTLFKKTGRNPEINVLIEELRTLEKELKEYRAGTEIYGPYLERIHNIENRLANMEEEEKRIANEMRSTEKRLQLVPLLEKETVLERELKRFEGVEFPADGRRQMDKLQDRISETVSKIDYVTNELADLACETSSSQDTDELERLLNRESEWHQLQSVYRQKREEMVKLEDDQGRLVSLVGMTLQEALQSDVSLSREEQLIYHVQQMDLEEEEKRFDARQLAEEKINLESAQRQVESLIAHRPTDKEQQEAEQWPAVSMRLAEAKAAKGMEKTASPRTLGFLLIGFGLLGLLLGILQGNYAVAGLSFLAAAAGTWVTMKNGKSEKTDTGYDKILQKYAGREAELNALTQRVNEFNRKLEEAEAQFAASKEKVGALSQPALVQPAKQAYEQFLQQLGIDPRSSRATVLDLFEKLREIQAIHARRERLEQDTALLAGKRDQWLEQAESLAGKSLSSEGLYAELRNEFNVRQKQRADEVKRNEKRLELETDAKKLTAFLEQLEKEKRLLLEEAKADNAKEFYQSADDAMKKEALKHELAPIKSQLAAIGQEKLPGGLSEEELTGILSQQETALMELKSERNGLLAELADKQQTTKKMLSNGEYEEKLQHFEERKTAFTELAKSWAINKAVTEAIKQTMDELKEKKLPSVIEDAKRYFGKLTAGTYTGLEMNPDGYFEAVREDGMRFHIAELSQATKEQAYIALRLALAVSMQQSHPFPIVMDDAFVHFDRRRLHQVINLITELQVNHQFIYFTCHETMQQAWPNAHVIHVANTERSVHS from the coding sequence ATGAGAATTGAAAAACTGCTCATTTACGGATTCGGCAAACACGAAAACCGGACGATTGCTGTCGATCCGCAGTTATCGTTGTTTTACGGGCCGAACGAAGCTGGAAAAACAACCATTCAGCAATTCATCATTCAAACCTTGTTCGGCTATCCTGCCCGCAACCAGGCTAAAAGCCGATATGAGCCAAAATCAGGAGGCAAGTATGGCGGCCAAATCCATTTAACCGATGCCAAATTCGGCCGCGTCATTGTTGAACGGGTGAAAGGGAAATCAGCGGGCGATGTGACGGTCTTTTTTGAAGACGGTTCGCGTGGCGGTGAAGCGGAGCTGAAAATGATTTTACGGAATTACGACCGGGCAGCGTTCGAATCGGTTTTTTCATTTTCAATCCACGAGTTGCAAGGGCTGGAACGGATGACTGAAGAAGAGTTGAGCCGAACCTTGCTTGCTTCCGGCACAACGGGCATTGATGCCATCACTAAAATGGAAAGCCGCCTTGAAAAGGAAATGGGCACTTTGTTTAAAAAAACAGGGCGCAATCCGGAAATTAATGTATTGATAGAAGAACTTCGAACGCTGGAGAAAGAACTGAAGGAATACCGTGCAGGGACGGAAATATATGGTCCGTATTTAGAGCGCATCCACAACATTGAAAACCGATTGGCCAATATGGAAGAAGAAGAAAAACGCATCGCCAACGAAATGCGAAGCACCGAAAAGCGGCTTCAGCTGGTACCGCTGCTTGAAAAAGAAACTGTATTGGAGCGGGAGCTGAAAAGGTTCGAAGGCGTTGAGTTTCCAGCAGACGGTAGACGGCAGATGGATAAGCTGCAGGACCGCATTTCTGAAACAGTTTCGAAAATCGATTATGTAACAAATGAACTTGCAGACCTTGCTTGCGAAACTTCTTCTTCCCAAGATACGGATGAATTAGAACGATTGCTGAACCGGGAATCGGAATGGCATCAATTGCAGTCGGTCTATCGCCAGAAACGGGAAGAAATGGTCAAACTTGAAGACGACCAGGGCCGGTTAGTCAGTTTGGTAGGTATGACTCTGCAAGAAGCGCTGCAGAGTGATGTGTCGCTGAGCCGTGAAGAACAGCTGATTTATCATGTGCAGCAAATGGACTTGGAAGAAGAAGAAAAGCGTTTTGATGCTCGCCAGTTGGCTGAAGAGAAAATAAATCTGGAAAGTGCCCAAAGGCAAGTAGAAAGCCTAATTGCCCATCGCCCGACAGATAAAGAACAGCAAGAGGCCGAACAGTGGCCGGCTGTATCTATGCGGCTCGCGGAGGCAAAAGCGGCGAAAGGGATGGAAAAAACGGCGAGCCCTCGGACACTTGGATTTTTGCTGATCGGTTTCGGCTTGCTTGGCCTCCTGCTTGGTATATTGCAAGGGAACTATGCAGTTGCCGGCTTGTCTTTTCTAGCTGCAGCGGCAGGAACTTGGGTTACAATGAAAAACGGCAAATCTGAAAAAACAGATACCGGCTATGACAAGATATTGCAGAAATACGCTGGCAGAGAAGCGGAGTTGAACGCACTCACTCAGCGGGTAAATGAGTTCAACCGCAAATTAGAGGAAGCTGAAGCGCAATTTGCTGCAAGCAAAGAAAAAGTGGGTGCACTATCACAGCCAGCTTTAGTTCAGCCGGCAAAACAAGCATATGAGCAGTTCCTTCAGCAACTCGGAATCGATCCGCGATCAAGCAGAGCGACGGTCCTGGACTTGTTTGAAAAGCTGCGTGAGATTCAAGCTATCCATGCTCGGCGAGAGCGCTTAGAGCAAGATACGGCTTTACTGGCGGGCAAGAGAGACCAATGGCTGGAACAAGCAGAAAGTTTAGCAGGAAAATCGCTTTCTTCCGAAGGCTTGTATGCGGAACTGCGCAACGAATTCAACGTGCGCCAAAAGCAGCGGGCGGATGAGGTGAAAAGGAATGAGAAACGCCTCGAACTCGAAACCGACGCTAAAAAACTAACCGCCTTTTTGGAGCAGCTTGAAAAAGAAAAACGGCTATTGCTAGAGGAAGCTAAGGCGGATAATGCAAAAGAATTTTACCAATCAGCAGACGATGCAATGAAAAAAGAAGCTCTCAAGCATGAACTCGCTCCTATCAAGTCTCAGCTTGCTGCTATAGGCCAGGAAAAGCTTCCTGGCGGCTTAAGTGAAGAAGAACTGACTGGTATTCTCTCCCAGCAGGAAACGGCCCTTATGGAGCTGAAAAGCGAACGGAACGGATTGCTTGCCGAATTGGCGGATAAACAGCAGACGACCAAAAAAATGCTGTCAAACGGAGAATACGAAGAAAAGCTTCAGCACTTCGAAGAAAGAAAGACGGCGTTTACAGAGCTCGCGAAAAGCTGGGCGATAAACAAAGCGGTTACCGAAGCGATCAAGCAAACGATGGACGAATTAAAAGAAAAGAAATTGCCATCAGTCATCGAGGATGCCAAGCGTTATTTTGGCAAATTGACAGCCGGCACCTATACCGGGTTGGAAATGAACCCGGACGGATATTTCGAAGCTGTAAGAGAAGATGGCATGCGCTTTCACATTGCCGAACTTAGTCAGGCAACAAAAGAACAGGCGTATATTGCATTGCGGTTGGCCCTTGCCGTATCGATGCAGCAAAGCCATCCATTTCCTATCGTGATGGATGATGCATTTGTCCATTTTGATCGCCGTCGCCTGCATCAAGTGATAAACTTAATAACAGAGCTGCAAGTAAACCACCAGTTTATTTACTTTACTTGCCATGAAACTATGCAGCAGGCTTGGCCAAATGCCCATGTTATTCATGTGGCAAACACAGAAAGGAGTGTGCACTCATGA